A region of Oxyura jamaicensis isolate SHBP4307 breed ruddy duck chromosome 9, BPBGC_Ojam_1.0, whole genome shotgun sequence DNA encodes the following proteins:
- the AGTR1 gene encoding type-1 angiotensin II receptor, protein MVPNYSTEETIKRIHVDCPISGRHSYIYVMVPTVYSIIFIIGIFGNSLVVIVIYCYMKLKTVASIFLLNLALADLCFLITLPLWAAYTAMEYQWPFGNCLCKLASAGISFNLYASVFLLTCLSIDRYLAIVHPVKSRIRRTMFVARVTCIAIWLLAGVASLPVIIHRNIFFAENLNMTVCGFRYDNNNTTLRVGLGLSKNLLGFLVPFLIILTSYTLIWKTLKKAYQIQRNKTRNDDIFKMIVAIVFFFFFSWIPHQVFTFLDVLIQLHVITDCKITDIVDTAMPFTICIAYFNNCLNPFFYVFFGKNFKKYFLQLIKYIPPNVSTHASLTTKMSSLSYRPPENIHLSTKKTAGSLETE, encoded by the coding sequence ATGGTCCCAAACTATTCTACCGAAGAAACCATTAAAAGAATCCACGTTGACTGTCCCATTTCAGGAAGGCACAGTTACATCTATGTTATGGTTCCAACTGTTTACAGTATCATCTTCATCATAGGCATATTTGGGAACAGCCTAGTTGTTATCGTCATTTACTGCTacatgaaactgaaaacagtggCCAGCATCTTTCTGCTAAACTTGGCACTTGCCGACTTATGTTTTTTAATAACTCTGCCACTCTGGGCAGCATACACAGCCATGGAGTACCAGTGGCCATTTGGCAATTGTTTATGCAAGCTAGCATCTGCAGGGATAAGTTTCAATTTGTACGCCAGTGTGTTCCTACTCACATGCCTTAGTATTGACCGCTACCTGGCCATAGTACATCCAGTGAAGTCGCGAATCCGGCGAACCATGTTTGTTGCCAGAGTAACTTGCATCGCCATCTGGCTTCTTGCTGGTGTGGCCAGTTTGCCTGTCATCATTCACCGTAATATATTCTTTGCCGAAAACTTAAACATGACAGTCTGTGGTTTTCGGTATGACAACAATAATACAACACTTCGGGTTGGGCTAGGCTTATCCAAAAATTTGCTGGGATTTTTAGTTCCTTTTCTAATCATATTAACAAGCTACACCTTAATTTGGAAGACCCTAAAGAAGGCATATCAGATTCAAAGAAATAAGACCAGAAATGATGATATCTTTAAGATGATTGTGGCaatagtctttttctttttcttttcctggattCCTCATCAAGTATTCACATTTCTTGATGTATTAATTCAATTACATGTAATAACAGACTGCAAAATCACTGATATTGTGGATACGGCTATGCCCTTCACTATTTGCATTGCTTACTTTAACAACTGTTTGAATCcctttttttatgttttctttggaaaaaattttaaaaaatactttcttcagcTAATAAAATACATTCCACCAAATGTCAGCACGCATGCCAGTCTAACAACAAAGATGAGCTCCCTCTCCTATAGACCACCAGAAAATATCCACTTGTCCACTAAAAAGACTGCTGGGTCTCTCGAAACTGAGTGA